One stretch of Cedecea neteri DNA includes these proteins:
- a CDS encoding response regulator, translating to MKNKRVLVIEDDADAANVLEAYLTREGYSVSVAGDGLAGMNTVLTWKPDLILLDVMLPGMNGTEILAAVRRRGNTPVIMITAMGEPYDKIGALRYGADDYVVKPYNPGEVMARVQAVLRRSQVNQSPVEDVLRWGPLEVDVTNMVAQVKANGDGALRLDLTLTEFSILKTLMRASTRPLSRQYLLEECLPESDALERVVDTHVYNLRKKLEAAGVDNLILNVRGIGYRFCKP from the coding sequence ATGAAAAATAAACGGGTCCTGGTCATTGAAGATGATGCCGATGCGGCAAATGTGTTAGAGGCCTATCTCACGCGTGAAGGGTATAGCGTCTCGGTGGCGGGTGACGGCCTGGCGGGCATGAATACGGTGTTAACGTGGAAGCCCGATCTTATCCTGCTGGACGTCATGCTACCCGGCATGAACGGCACAGAAATCCTTGCCGCCGTGCGGCGAAGGGGCAACACGCCGGTCATTATGATAACGGCAATGGGCGAGCCCTACGACAAGATTGGCGCTTTGCGTTACGGCGCCGATGACTACGTGGTGAAGCCCTACAATCCCGGTGAAGTCATGGCCCGCGTGCAGGCGGTGTTAAGGCGTAGCCAGGTCAACCAAAGTCCTGTAGAAGATGTGCTGCGCTGGGGGCCGCTTGAAGTTGACGTTACCAATATGGTGGCGCAGGTGAAGGCAAATGGCGACGGCGCTCTGCGTCTGGACTTAACGCTCACCGAGTTTTCTATTTTGAAGACGCTAATGCGGGCGTCGACCAGGCCGTTAAGCCGGCAGTATCTGCTTGAAGAATGCCTCCCTGAAAGCGATGCCCTTGAGCGAGTGGTGGACACGCACGTCTACAACTTAAGAAAAAAGCTTGAGGCCGCGGGCGTTGATAACCTGATCCTGAACGTACGCGGGATCGGCTACCGGTTCTGCAAACCATGA
- a CDS encoding sensor histidine kinase has protein sequence MKDKKSKSLLLWISIRIIVVAVSVLFFIVLAMWSIYAVQYYWVVHHMSPAAYQEFLTLRANPDLNIVRFHDIVDARWGIEYSTPSISSLNWGWLFIFISMATPFVIVSCLRATRPLAAQFRSLTDVAENVTQGDFSQQAKLVGECPEEVIRFASNFNKMISQLALYERELKASHVAAAHELRSPLTAAMGRLQGMIDGVFPADEKQLNMVMTQLKNLSHLTDDLHFLSLASAGQLTLQRSVFTLRETLIERVSWLKPQLEAAGMFVSVEAGDEFYYVGDEARLGQVFTIIIENMLRYCGRDDRMFIRFRHFEQHIEITFQDTGPGVAVDYLPHIFERFTRGERSRARDSGGSGLGLSIAREICGAHDGSILASLPAEGGLLITLSLPVPLSEEGA, from the coding sequence ATGAAAGACAAAAAGAGCAAATCACTGCTGCTATGGATATCGATTCGAATCATCGTGGTGGCCGTCAGCGTGCTGTTTTTCATTGTGCTGGCGATGTGGAGTATCTACGCGGTTCAGTATTACTGGGTTGTGCATCATATGTCCCCGGCGGCCTATCAGGAGTTTCTGACGCTGCGGGCAAACCCTGATTTAAACATTGTTCGTTTTCATGACATCGTGGATGCCCGGTGGGGGATTGAGTACAGTACGCCTTCCATCAGCTCGCTTAACTGGGGCTGGCTGTTCATCTTTATTTCGATGGCGACGCCGTTTGTGATCGTCAGCTGCTTGCGCGCAACGCGCCCGCTTGCGGCGCAGTTTCGCAGCCTGACGGACGTGGCGGAGAACGTCACTCAGGGCGACTTCAGCCAGCAGGCGAAGCTGGTGGGTGAATGCCCGGAAGAGGTGATTCGCTTCGCCAGCAACTTCAATAAAATGATTAGCCAGCTGGCGCTGTACGAACGCGAACTTAAGGCCTCGCACGTGGCCGCCGCGCACGAACTGCGTTCACCGTTAACCGCAGCAATGGGGCGGCTCCAGGGCATGATAGACGGCGTGTTTCCTGCCGATGAAAAACAGCTGAATATGGTGATGACGCAGTTAAAAAACCTCAGCCATCTTACCGACGATTTGCATTTTCTCTCCCTGGCGAGCGCGGGGCAATTAACGCTCCAGCGCAGCGTATTTACTCTCCGTGAGACGTTAATAGAACGCGTTTCATGGTTAAAACCCCAGCTGGAAGCCGCCGGGATGTTTGTTTCCGTTGAGGCGGGGGATGAGTTTTATTACGTTGGCGACGAAGCCAGGCTGGGGCAGGTTTTCACCATCATTATCGAAAACATGCTTCGCTATTGCGGCCGGGACGATCGAATGTTTATTCGTTTTCGCCACTTCGAGCAGCACATTGAGATAACGTTTCAGGATACCGGGCCAGGCGTCGCCGTGGATTATCTGCCCCACATTTTCGAGCGCTTCACGCGTGGAGAGCGCTCAAGAGCCAGAGACTCAGGCGGCAGCGGGCTGGGGCTTTCCATTGCGAGAGAAATTTGCGGCGCGCATGACGGCAGCATTCTCGCCAGCCTGCCTGCCGAAGGCGGGCTGTTAATCACCCTCAGTCTGCCCGTGCCGCTTAGCGAGGAGGGAGCCTGA
- a CDS encoding molybdopterin-dependent oxidoreductase, whose product MKAEHQLAVMHWGTYQVTTEGERIAAISPVSWDKNPSRIGQSLADAVTGNTRIRRPAVRLGYLQNGPASREGRGKEPFVEVSWEQALDLLARDLRSVQERCGNEAIFGGSYGWASAGRFHHAQSQLHRFLKGFGGYTASTNTYSSAAGERILPHILGPLSPLHKQHTHFSVLAEHCEMFVAIGGLPLRNAQVNGGGANDHMLKHWLERLEQNGVQFVNISPVQNDLSAVESARWLAIRPGTDTALLLALCHTLIAESLHDMAFISSHTVGFEQLRRYLFGEHDGVPKTAGWAAGITGIDAEQILTLARTMAGKRTMINISWSIQRARQGEQAYWATVALTSLLGQIGTPGGGLAFGYACTNLAGAARVPFSGPRLPAGENKIKTAIPVARLSDMLLNPGGEYEFDGKLCRYPDIRLVYWAGGNAFHHHQDLNRLVEAWRRPETVVAHEQYWTAQAKFSDIVLPVTTSLERDDIGSGSHDGFLIAMRRQIPALAEAQDDYTIFCGLAKRLGFYDTFSEGRTAADWLPHLYESSRERAQEDGVELPSFGTFWEEGKLEFTPPAEPQILLADFRADPDRFPLSTPSGKIELYSETVAGFGYRECPGYPFWDAEEAAYQQHLAQKWPLHLLSSQPRTRLHSQYDHGSVSRATKIHGREPLWMHPTDAQKRGIQEGEVVKVFNNRGAILAGVHISDQILPGVVQISTGAWYDPMDPSTPGSLDKHGNPNVLTEDRGSSRLGQGCSAQSCRVEIELWREALPPITAFDPPAFVA is encoded by the coding sequence ATGAAAGCGGAACATCAGCTGGCGGTAATGCACTGGGGAACCTACCAGGTCACCACCGAGGGCGAGCGTATTGCCGCCATTTCTCCCGTCTCCTGGGACAAAAATCCTTCCCGTATCGGCCAGTCTCTGGCTGACGCCGTTACCGGCAATACGCGCATTCGCCGCCCGGCGGTTCGTCTCGGCTATCTGCAAAACGGCCCGGCCTCTCGTGAAGGCAGAGGGAAAGAACCGTTTGTCGAGGTGAGCTGGGAGCAGGCGCTGGATCTGCTGGCGCGGGACCTCCGCTCGGTGCAGGAGCGCTGCGGCAACGAGGCGATTTTTGGCGGCTCTTATGGCTGGGCCAGCGCCGGGCGCTTTCACCATGCCCAAAGCCAGCTGCACCGTTTTCTTAAAGGCTTTGGCGGCTACACCGCCAGTACAAATACCTACAGCAGCGCGGCCGGAGAACGGATCCTGCCGCATATTCTTGGCCCGTTAAGCCCGCTGCATAAGCAACACACTCATTTCTCGGTGCTGGCAGAACATTGCGAGATGTTCGTGGCCATCGGGGGATTGCCGCTCAGAAACGCCCAGGTCAACGGCGGCGGCGCAAACGACCACATGCTGAAGCACTGGCTGGAACGCCTTGAGCAAAACGGCGTGCAGTTCGTGAATATCAGCCCGGTGCAAAACGATCTCAGCGCCGTAGAAAGCGCCCGCTGGCTGGCGATTCGCCCCGGCACGGATACGGCGCTGCTGCTGGCGCTGTGCCATACGCTGATTGCGGAGTCCCTGCACGATATGGCCTTTATCAGCAGCCATACCGTCGGCTTCGAGCAGCTGCGCCGCTATCTTTTCGGCGAGCACGACGGCGTGCCAAAAACCGCCGGCTGGGCGGCGGGCATTACCGGCATTGATGCCGAACAAATTTTAACGCTGGCTCGTACCATGGCGGGCAAGCGCACCATGATCAATATTTCCTGGTCCATTCAGCGCGCCCGCCAGGGAGAACAGGCGTACTGGGCCACCGTGGCGCTGACTTCCCTGCTTGGCCAGATAGGCACGCCTGGTGGAGGTTTGGCTTTCGGCTACGCCTGTACCAACCTTGCCGGGGCTGCACGAGTGCCTTTTTCCGGGCCTCGCCTTCCCGCCGGTGAGAACAAGATAAAAACGGCAATCCCTGTAGCTCGCTTATCGGACATGCTGCTGAATCCCGGCGGTGAATATGAATTTGATGGCAAGCTTTGCCGTTATCCCGACATCCGGCTCGTCTACTGGGCGGGCGGCAACGCCTTCCACCATCATCAGGATCTCAATCGCCTGGTTGAGGCCTGGCGTCGCCCGGAAACCGTTGTTGCCCACGAGCAGTACTGGACGGCGCAGGCGAAGTTTTCCGACATTGTGCTGCCGGTGACCACTTCCCTCGAACGTGACGATATCGGCAGCGGCAGCCACGACGGCTTTCTGATTGCCATGCGCCGGCAAATACCGGCGCTGGCTGAAGCTCAGGATGACTACACCATTTTCTGCGGGCTGGCGAAAAGGCTGGGCTTTTACGACACCTTCAGCGAAGGGCGTACGGCCGCTGACTGGTTACCGCACCTGTATGAATCTTCGCGGGAGAGAGCGCAGGAAGATGGGGTGGAGCTTCCCTCTTTTGGCACCTTCTGGGAAGAGGGAAAACTAGAGTTCACGCCTCCCGCCGAGCCACAAATCTTGCTGGCCGATTTCCGCGCCGATCCCGATCGCTTTCCGCTGTCCACGCCGTCGGGAAAAATCGAGCTTTATTCAGAAACCGTGGCCGGATTCGGCTACCGGGAATGTCCGGGCTATCCGTTTTGGGACGCCGAAGAGGCGGCTTATCAGCAACATCTGGCGCAAAAGTGGCCTTTGCATCTGCTTTCCAGCCAGCCACGGACCCGGCTTCACAGTCAGTACGACCACGGCAGCGTAAGCCGGGCAACCAAAATTCACGGGCGTGAACCGCTGTGGATGCACCCCACAGATGCACAAAAGCGCGGGATCCAGGAAGGTGAAGTGGTGAAAGTCTTTAATAACCGGGGTGCGATACTGGCGGGCGTTCATATCAGCGACCAAATCCTGCCGGGCGTGGTTCAGATCTCTACCGGAGCATGGTACGACCCGATGGATCCCTCCACGCCCGGCTCTTTGGATAAACACGGCAATCCGAATGTGTTGACCGAGGATCGAGGTTCTTCACGCCTCGGCCAGGGCTGCAGCGCCCAAAGTTGCCGGGTGGAAATTGAGCTTTGGCGCGAAGCGTTACCGCCGATTACCGCGTTTGATCCACCGGCTTTCGTAGCCTGA